Sequence from the Festucalex cinctus isolate MCC-2025b chromosome 21, RoL_Fcin_1.0, whole genome shotgun sequence genome:
taatatttatagaatatttttcattgctgtacaatattgtgtttttttttttttttaatatcgccaatctccccacaatattgtgattatatcataatcgtgatgtttggatatggttacatccctagtatgggccccacaatgtagcaaagaccGAGGCGCGCACACGCGCGCCCCGCCTGCCCAGCCTGAGTGGTCAATCAATGTTTTTAATTGCTGCTGATGACCCGTCAGCCCCCACAATGACTTTACGGTTGTTTGGCAAAGGGGGCGGGCGGCGTTGTTGTGCGCTTGGGGGGGTaggtgcttttgttttgttccgcCTGTGCCATCCATCAAGacagattgggggggggggatgcataaaCAGATTAGAAGGCGGGGTGACAATAGGTGGCCATGTctgggagggggaggagggggtCATTTACGTTGAAATAATCAGAAGCAGGTCACCcgtttcattagaaaaaaaaataataatctttgaACTGGATTTCAACGACATTTTTGGTTTCAGCTTCTTCCGGCAGAGTTGGTGTTTGGCCATCTTTCACGACCGTTTCTCCGACTTTGAGGAGGAGCTTCTTCAGGGCGACGTCAAGGTTCGTCACGTCcccccgacttttttttttacccgaaCCCTCGCCGACCGGCTCCATCGCCCGCAGGTTGACAGTGGCGAGGAGTTTTCGAGCGCCGGCCCCCCTCGGGACCTGATGAAGGACCCCTCCGGCAACGCGGCGTTGAGGATCAACGCCGCCAAATATTTGTCTTTTAACCGCAACCTGCTGCCCATGTTCACCTGCCCCGGCGACTTGTGACCTCATGGTCACCAATAtcgaatatcggcttgaaatatcggttattgactactaataatcggtatcagtatcggccttgaaaaagccatatcggttGTAGTATGAATCATTGtagacatttgctgcaatgaagaatgctttgctctgttccagctcacattcacatagcctggcgatgtgaagatgactcaaaaaactgaaggcagcagaatggttggagccagtctgctgaggtcgcctgttttctgttaagaaatgattgcaaacttgaccacacgtgtactcagccttgcatttgcattttttagggttggaacacccatggaactcGGGGCgtgggtgaggagaggaatcttcagagagtgcaggagtgaattgtgtcagtcagttcctctcctctcgccagccctgaactgagtgtctttcTTCTCTacttttttgtgtcgtgtttaatagatgtcaaacaggtaaccctggcGTCGGTCTATCGCTAatcattttttatattattatgaaCAAGATTGAGCTTATGAGAAGGCGGATTCCTGTTTAAAACttgaaatgtgtttatttgaaagaTTTGAATAAACAAACAGATGTCAATTCATTATTTAAGACGACTCTTAAATGCGCACGCGCATTTGGATGTCATCCAAGCGTACAAGCAAGCTGCGGTGGCGCGTGCCCGGGTCCACATCACGTGTGTGTTCCTCTctgtctttgctacattgtggggcccatATATATACCAGCCGTGTTTTCCCAGGTTTATCTACCTttgtggggaccgacttgaAATTGCGGGCACATTTTGGTGCTCTTTTTGacggtcaagacttggttttagagttaaGGTTTggattgggttatggttgaagttcgggtaaggaatgggggtaggcaatcattttGGATGGTTGAGCGTAGGGAAAGGCATTTTGTCAATCAGAAGTCCCCACGATGATACAAAGATAAATATGCAGCAAAAAACAGAAAGGGGGCAAGTACTTTTTCACGCTACATCTGCTTTGTAATCTGCCCCACTAACAACACCCCCCGACACCCCCCACCCTCTTCATCCAAATCCAAGAGGGAGAAAAAGGGAGGGGGCAACCTCCCTCTGATTGGTTGCAGATGAAGCAACAGGGAGGAGGGAGGAATACATGCGGCCTTAAAAAGAGTGCAGTTGTCAGGCACCAGCAGAACCCGCTAAGGCTGGACCCCCTTCCTGAGTCCCACATTCCCACCCCCCCTTTCTTCCCCACACACCCACAAAAGTGCCTTGGAGCTGGTCAACATGCCGAGAGGCTTCCTGGTCAAGCGGAGCAAGAGAGTCAACGTGGTGTCGCACCGCTGGCGGTGCGAGGATGACACAGAGGAGCGGAAGCCTCAAGAGTGCCAGCACCCGTCCACGCGCACGCGTTGGCCGGTGCCGGCGGCGGCACCAGAGCGCGAGAGCAAAGCAGTCCGCTTCGGCATCCCCGAGGGGTCGTACCTGGCACTCTGCAGCCCGACACGGCCAGTGAGCGCCAAGCGGGAAACCGCCATTCGCCCCGGTTCGGGTTTGGCCTCGCCCGCGTCGGCAGAAGCGTtccccgcggcggcggcggcgctcacCGCCCTGGGGCACCTCTTCAACATGGGCTCCAGTACCGCCACCAAGCGATCCGCCGACCCCGAGCGCAACGCCAAACCTGCCGCCAAGAAAGCCAAGACTGTCCGGAAGCTGCActttgaggatgacgtcaccaccTCACCCGTTCTGGGGCTGAAGATCCGGGCCGTCCCGATGGAGCGGCGCCCCTCTCCGGGCGGCGACTTTGTGTGTCAGCTGTGCGGGGAAGCGTACGCCGACCCGCTCGGACTGGCCCAGCACCGCTGCTCCAGAATAGTCCGGGTGGAGTACCGCTGCCCCGAGTGCGACAAGGTGTTCAGCTGCCCCGCCAATCTGGCGTCGCACCGCCGCTGGCACAAGCCCAAGACGGAGCAGAAAGGCcggccggcggaggaggaggcggcggcgtcCGTTCCCGGCCCGGCCGAGTCCGAAGAGGAGGAGCCGCGCGACTGCAAGCGTCACACCTCCGCACTTCAAGTCCCGGTCGACCTGAGCGGAGCCGCCGGCGGCGCACAGGCATGCCCGACGTGCGGCGAGGCGCTGCCCGGCACTGACTGTCACCGCCCGCCGCACGCCTTCCGCTGCAAACGTTGCCCGGCCGTCCTCCGGAGCTCGCCCGGACTCGCCCGCCA
This genomic interval carries:
- the insm1a gene encoding insulinoma-associated protein 1a, which encodes MPRGFLVKRSKRVNVVSHRWRCEDDTEERKPQECQHPSTRTRWPVPAAAPERESKAVRFGIPEGSYLALCSPTRPVSAKRETAIRPGSGLASPASAEAFPAAAAALTALGHLFNMGSSTATKRSADPERNAKPAAKKAKTVRKLHFEDDVTTSPVLGLKIRAVPMERRPSPGGDFVCQLCGEAYADPLGLAQHRCSRIVRVEYRCPECDKVFSCPANLASHRRWHKPKTEQKGRPAEEEAAASVPGPAESEEEEPRDCKRHTSALQVPVDLSGAAGGAQACPTCGEALPGTDCHRPPHAFRCKRCPAVLRSSPGLARHVNRCRPSQDGNVVLLHLPPRHGRRVVSASISRF